A single Tenacibaculum sp. Bg11-29 DNA region contains:
- a CDS encoding TfoX/Sxy family protein, producing MAYNEFLSDRITQFFNESDVHFYEKKMFGGLCFMVNDKMCVAVIKDEVMARIDPNIYKDCLQKKGCKEMNFTGKPMKGFVFLTEEAIDLDEDFKGWLQLALDYNPLARASKKKTPK from the coding sequence ATGGCATATAATGAATTTTTATCAGATAGAATAACACAGTTTTTTAATGAGAGTGACGTTCATTTTTATGAAAAAAAAATGTTTGGAGGTCTTTGTTTTATGGTAAATGATAAAATGTGTGTTGCGGTAATTAAAGATGAAGTAATGGCACGTATAGACCCCAATATATATAAAGACTGTTTACAGAAAAAAGGGTGTAAAGAAATGAATTTTACGGGTAAACCAATGAAAGGTTTTGTGTTTTTAACTGAAGAAGCAATAGATTTAGATGAAGATTTTAAAGGTTGGTTACAATTGGCTTTAGATTATAACCCTTTAGCAAGAGCTAGTAAAAAGAAAACCCCCAAATAA
- a CDS encoding DUF4136 domain-containing protein → MKLLKYLFLLFIVGCSSTKVIYDYDSKTNFEKYKTFNFFEDAGNGLNELDVKRITNELLYKLQEKGMKLSDTPDVYINIVSKESEVANRNTIGLGIGGGGTVGFGISGGIPIGSKKMNQQLTIDFVERKNNELIWQGIAESEIKERTTPEERELHYKKVIEKVLVSYPPSKKN, encoded by the coding sequence ATGAAACTATTAAAATATCTTTTTTTATTATTTATTGTAGGTTGTTCTTCAACTAAAGTGATTTATGATTACGATAGTAAAACAAATTTTGAAAAATATAAAACATTCAACTTTTTTGAAGATGCAGGTAATGGTTTGAACGAATTGGATGTAAAAAGAATTACAAATGAATTGTTGTATAAATTACAAGAAAAGGGGATGAAATTATCAGATACTCCTGATGTATATATAAATATTGTTTCAAAAGAAAGTGAGGTTGCAAATAGAAATACTATTGGACTTGGAATAGGAGGTGGCGGTACTGTTGGTTTTGGTATTTCAGGCGGAATACCTATTGGAAGTAAAAAAATGAATCAGCAGTTAACAATTGATTTTGTAGAGCGTAAAAATAATGAACTTATTTGGCAAGGAATTGCAGAGAGCGAGATAAAAGAAAGAACTACACCTGAAGAAAGAGAGCTGCATTATAAAAAAGTAATTGAAAAAGTGTTAGTGAGTTACCCACCGAGTAAAAAGAATTAA
- a CDS encoding S8 family serine peptidase has product MKKKLLSLAVVLAMFSCADNELLEAPEQQKELLTKKEINTIIKSSLASTGDFNWTGQTAHTILSAVKHGDDILTIGYGTSKSNFARNAASKNIKDALIQLVRSSEKTSARGTSELYVNETINVIDIKVTNKETIESLLKDSRVRYIEPGNYQFLESNNQERSSSGGSGCGYGTASLSTNDYRTISPGARVPWSFDAHKIPQAWNYSTGAGVTIAIIDSGLSPEQKWMNQYFNDGYSSGRTVQKYGTFVDSWWAWSNDYDGVNDKCGHGTKMAAVATAPRNNDNLPVGVAYNANLVSYRAVENVFINDYHEKRGIVEALTALANRNDVKVISMSIGSPFNIGNVSDAIKYAHSKGKMILAAGGTSTSVTTWYGVIFPASMSETVAVTGVRENQYNKCDVCHTGSKIDFTIQMQRTNGTDNNVPTLSYYNNQANYVGGSSVATATTAGIAALVWAKHPSWSRAQVLQKMKESADFYPSKHAEFGYGNIDALKAVQ; this is encoded by the coding sequence ATGAAAAAAAAATTATTAAGTTTAGCTGTTGTTTTAGCAATGTTTTCTTGTGCAGATAATGAACTGTTAGAAGCTCCAGAGCAACAAAAAGAATTACTTACAAAAAAAGAAATTAATACCATTATTAAGAGCTCATTAGCGTCTACAGGTGATTTTAATTGGACTGGGCAGACAGCTCATACAATTTTGAGTGCTGTAAAACATGGAGATGATATTTTAACAATTGGTTATGGTACTTCTAAAAGTAATTTTGCAAGAAATGCAGCATCTAAAAATATTAAAGACGCGTTAATTCAGTTAGTTCGTAGTTCAGAAAAAACTTCAGCGAGAGGAACTAGTGAGTTATATGTTAATGAAACAATTAATGTTATAGATATTAAAGTAACGAATAAAGAAACTATTGAGTCTTTATTAAAAGATAGTAGAGTACGATATATAGAACCAGGTAATTATCAATTCTTAGAATCAAATAATCAGGAACGTTCTTCTTCAGGAGGTTCAGGTTGTGGTTACGGTACGGCAAGTTTAAGTACGAATGATTACCGTACTATTTCTCCAGGAGCAAGAGTACCTTGGTCTTTTGATGCACACAAAATTCCACAAGCATGGAATTATAGTACAGGAGCAGGTGTAACAATTGCTATCATTGATTCTGGTTTGTCGCCAGAACAAAAATGGATGAACCAATATTTTAATGATGGGTATTCTTCTGGAAGAACTGTTCAGAAGTATGGGACATTTGTAGATTCTTGGTGGGCTTGGTCTAATGATTATGACGGAGTAAATGATAAGTGTGGACATGGTACTAAAATGGCAGCAGTAGCAACGGCGCCAAGAAATAACGATAACCTACCAGTAGGAGTTGCTTATAATGCGAATTTAGTAAGTTATAGAGCTGTTGAAAATGTGTTTATTAATGATTATCATGAGAAAAGGGGAATTGTTGAAGCTTTAACTGCTTTGGCAAATAGAAATGATGTAAAAGTAATTTCTATGTCAATAGGCTCACCTTTTAATATAGGTAACGTTTCTGACGCAATTAAATATGCACATAGTAAAGGTAAAATGATTTTAGCAGCAGGTGGTACTTCAACATCAGTTACTACTTGGTATGGGGTGATTTTTCCTGCAAGTATGTCAGAAACTGTTGCTGTTACTGGTGTAAGAGAAAATCAATATAACAAATGTGATGTTTGTCATACTGGATCTAAAATTGATTTTACGATTCAAATGCAAAGAACAAATGGGACCGATAATAATGTGCCTACATTAAGTTATTATAATAATCAAGCTAATTATGTAGGAGGATCATCAGTTGCTACGGCAACAACTGCAGGTATTGCAGCTTTAGTATGGGCTAAGCATCCATCTTGGTCACGCGCACAAGTATTGCAAAAAATGAAAGAATCTGCAGATTTTTATCCAAGTAAACATGCTGAATTTGGATATGGAAATATTGATGCTTTAAAAGCAGTTCAATAA
- a CDS encoding M28 family peptidase, with product MKRIIYVSALIASSMLSCQTVKKGNQKVGVSTVVLSTNVDADLISIDSSLVKKHLYTLASDEMAGRKPGTEGMEKATRYIEQEFKRIGLKTFAGLKTYRQEFTYKGIKMSNIIGVLEGESKKDEFVVVSAHHDHLGTKKGGEGDRIFNGANDDASGVVGVLSLAEYFTKKGVNERSILFVCFTAEEMGLIGSKHFGKGIDASKFIAGINLEMIGKTPSFGPNTAWLTGFERSDFGKIIQNNLIGTGYQLFPDPYKKFNLFFRSDNASLARLGVPSHTFSTTPIDVDKDYHKVSDEAETLNMTVITETIKAVAKGTESIIKGKDTPTRVVIE from the coding sequence ATGAAAAGAATAATATATGTATCGGCACTTATTGCCTCGTCGATGTTATCATGTCAAACAGTAAAAAAAGGTAATCAAAAGGTAGGTGTTAGTACCGTAGTATTATCAACAAATGTTGATGCTGATTTAATTAGTATAGATTCTTCTCTTGTTAAAAAACACTTATACACTTTGGCATCCGATGAAATGGCTGGGCGTAAGCCAGGAACTGAAGGTATGGAAAAAGCAACGAGGTATATAGAGCAAGAATTTAAACGTATTGGTTTAAAAACATTTGCTGGTTTAAAAACGTATCGCCAAGAATTTACTTATAAAGGTATTAAAATGAGTAATATTATTGGGGTTTTAGAGGGGGAAAGTAAAAAAGACGAATTTGTAGTTGTATCTGCACATCACGATCATTTAGGTACAAAGAAAGGTGGGGAAGGTGATCGCATTTTTAACGGAGCAAATGATGATGCCTCTGGTGTTGTTGGTGTTTTGTCTTTAGCCGAATACTTCACAAAAAAAGGTGTTAATGAGCGTAGCATTTTATTTGTGTGTTTTACTGCTGAAGAAATGGGGTTAATTGGTTCGAAGCATTTTGGTAAAGGAATTGATGCAAGTAAATTTATTGCTGGAATTAATTTAGAAATGATTGGTAAAACGCCAAGTTTTGGGCCTAATACAGCTTGGTTAACAGGTTTTGAGCGTTCAGATTTTGGTAAAATTATTCAAAATAATTTAATTGGTACAGGGTATCAATTATTTCCTGATCCATATAAAAAATTTAATTTATTTTTTAGATCTGATAATGCTTCTTTGGCTCGTTTAGGTGTTCCTTCTCATACTTTTTCTACAACACCAATTGATGTTGATAAGGATTATCATAAAGTATCAGACGAAGCTGAAACTTTAAATATGACTGTAATTACTGAAACAATTAAAGCAGTAGCTAAAGGAACAGAAAGTATAATTAAGGGAAAAGATACCCCAACAAGAGTTGTTATAGAATAG
- the kdsA gene encoding 3-deoxy-8-phosphooctulonate synthase produces the protein MDLKLIPNIKHTDSNNFFLLAGPCAIESEEMAMRIAEKVITITDKLEIPYIFKGSFKKANRSRIDSFTGIGDEKALKILRKVSETFNIPTVTDIHEVSDAYKAAEYVDVLQIPAFLVRQTDLVVAAAKTGKVVNLKKGQFMSPEAMQHAVKKVHDAGNEKAWITDRGTMFGYQDMIVDFRGIPTMRQYAPTVLDVTHSLQQPNQSSGVTGGRPDMIETIARAGVVNNVDGLFIETHFDPANAKSDGANMLHLDYLEKLLTNLVTIRKTITNL, from the coding sequence ATGGACTTGAAACTTATTCCGAATATAAAACACACAGATTCTAATAATTTTTTCCTTTTGGCAGGACCTTGTGCTATTGAAAGTGAAGAAATGGCTATGCGAATTGCAGAAAAAGTAATTACTATTACTGATAAGCTAGAGATTCCTTATATTTTTAAAGGAAGTTTTAAAAAAGCTAATCGTAGTAGAATTGATAGTTTTACGGGAATTGGTGATGAAAAAGCATTAAAAATTTTAAGAAAAGTTTCTGAAACTTTTAATATACCTACAGTAACTGATATTCACGAAGTTTCAGATGCATATAAAGCCGCTGAATATGTTGATGTTTTACAAATTCCTGCTTTTTTAGTTCGTCAAACCGATTTAGTTGTAGCTGCTGCTAAAACAGGTAAAGTTGTAAATTTAAAAAAGGGGCAATTTATGAGTCCTGAAGCTATGCAACATGCTGTTAAAAAGGTACACGATGCTGGTAATGAAAAAGCATGGATAACCGACAGAGGAACGATGTTTGGATACCAAGATATGATAGTTGATTTTAGAGGTATTCCAACAATGCGTCAATACGCTCCTACTGTTTTAGATGTAACACATTCGTTACAACAGCCAAATCAATCAAGCGGTGTTACAGGTGGAAGACCAGATATGATTGAAACAATTGCAAGAGCTGGAGTAGTTAACAATGTTGATGGTTTATTTATTGAAACTCACTTTGATCCTGCAAATGCAAAAAGTGATGGAGCAAATATGTTACATCTTGATTATTTAGAAAAACTACTAACCAACTTAGTTACCATTAGAAAAACTATAACAAATTTATAG